The Methanobrevibacter sp. TMH8 DNA segment ATATTCAATTTTTTTAAATATTCAATACTTTTAATAACTGATTCCATGTTATTTACTTCAATAACATATATTCCATCATATTTATTTTTCTCAAAAATATCGATAATAGTTTTAAAATCAATAGATCCTTCACCTAAACCATAGTGCATATCATGATCATGGTTATTATCTGATAGATGTATGTGTTTAACTGAATCAAAATACATTTGATTTTCTGAAAACCCAGTAACAGCACCATGACCAATATCAAGAGTCATAGACATATCCAAATTGTTCAATAATTTATTTAATTCATTAATATCTTTATAAAGAAAACTATCAATATTTGGCATATTCTCAACAGCTAAAGATACACCATTATCTTTTGCATAATTATCTAAAGTTACAAGTGATTCACGGCACTTAGCTAAAACTTTGTCAAGATGATTACGAGCCAAAAAAGGAACAGATCCTGGATGAACTACAACAATATCACTATCAAGACTATTAGCTAAACCAATAGATTTAACAATCTCATTAATAGAAGTCATTTGAATTGATTTGTTTAATGAAGCTATATTTAAATCAATTATAGGAGAATGAACTGTATAAGTAAAATTAAATGAATTTAAAAGATCAGTATCAATGTTAGAATTTGGATATTCTAGTAATATTTCAATATAATCTATATTCAATTCTTCAAGAATTTTTAAATTTTCATATAATTCATTATTATTGATAGCTAAAGTTGATACTCCTATTTTCATATTATCACTTATTAATCTGCTTATCCATCGATTAGTATATTTAAATTAATTTATTAAATAAATCATTAAGTTAATCCATTAAGTTAATCTATATAAAATTAATTCTATTGTAATTAATTCATTTTATGCTAATTCATTTTATAGATACTTCATTTATAATATTGTCTAATATTACTTAATAATATTACTATTCACAAATAAATATTCTAATTAAATAGAGTTTTTATATACATATATATTTATAAATATTAAAAAAATTATCTAATTAAAATTAACTACAAAATAAATAAAAAAAATATAAAATCAATTGAATATAAAAATAAATAAAATAAAA contains these protein-coding regions:
- a CDS encoding sugar phosphate isomerase/epimerase, which encodes MKIGVSTLAINNNELYENLKILEELNIDYIEILLEYPNSNIDTDLLNSFNFTYTVHSPIIDLNIASLNKSIQMTSINEIVKSIGLANSLDSDIVVVHPGSVPFLARNHLDKVLAKCRESLVTLDNYAKDNGVSLAVENMPNIDSFLYKDINELNKLLNNLDMSMTLDIGHGAVTGFSENQMYFDSVKHIHLSDNNHDHDMHYGLGEGSIDFKTIIDIFEKNKYDGIYVIEVNNMESVIKSIEYLKKLNI